The Oncorhynchus clarkii lewisi isolate Uvic-CL-2024 unplaced genomic scaffold, UVic_Ocla_1.0 unplaced_contig_2377_pilon_pilon, whole genome shotgun sequence genome window below encodes:
- the LOC139405438 gene encoding claudin-9-like, with protein MASTGLQLLGLLLAVMGWVGGALVCAAPLWRVSAFAGGEIVIAQVLWEGLWMTCLSQSTGQIQCKTYDSTLALPVSAQVSRTLSVLSLLFCLFALLLGVAGAKCTKCLGEGAYSSKARLARVAGALFFFSGLLYLIPICWTAYAVVRDFYDPKVAAPLKRELGPALYLGWGAGILLLVGGALLNAGSSPPGVRATPTFGGGGRSNPLPVVVEEKEYV; from the coding sequence ATGGCGTCCACAGGTCTACAGTTACTTGGCCTCCTATTGGCCGTGATGGGCTGGGTGGGCGGGGCTCTCGTCTGCGCCGCCCCCTTGTGGCGAGTCTCCGCCTTCGCGGGTGGGGAGATCGTGATCGCCCAGGTTCTCTGGGAGGGGCTATGGATGACGTGTTTGTCCCAGAGTACGGGACAGATCCAGTGTAAGACTTACGACTCTACCCTGGCCCTCCCCGTCTCCGCCCAGGTGTCCCGTACCCTCTCCgtgctctccctcctcttctgcctcttcGCCCTCCTGCTAGGCGTGGCTGGGGCGAAGTGCACCAAGTGTCTAGGGGAAGGAGCCTACTCGTCCAAGGCTAGGCTAGCCCGCGTGGCTGGGgctctgttcttcttctctgggCTGCTCTACCTGATACCCATCTGCTGGACGGCCTACGCCGTGGTCAGGGATTTTTACGATCCAAAAGTCGCCGCGCCGCTGAAGAGAGAGTTAGGCCCCGCCTTGTATCTAGGCTGGGGGGCGGGAATTCTGCTGCTGGTTGGAGGGGCTCTGCTAAACGCAGGCTCCTCCCCTCCAGGGGTTAGGGCAACGCCTACTTTTGGGGGAGGTGGGAGGAGTAACCCACTGCCCGTGGTGGTAGAGGAGAAGGAGTATGTTTGA